A single genomic interval of Arachis duranensis cultivar V14167 chromosome 7, aradu.V14167.gnm2.J7QH, whole genome shotgun sequence harbors:
- the LOC107458408 gene encoding transcription factor DIVARICATA, with protein MKWEMEILSPTTTPYNPNSNLSNTNNTFNWLLGDGRSTRWTPEENKLFENALAVHDKDTPDRWHQVAAMIPGKTVGDVIKQYKELEVDVCNIEAGLIPVPGYSTTSPFTLEWVNSQGYDDGFKGLSGKRPSSCSVKPPEQERKKGVPWTEEEHKLFLLGLKKYGKGDWRNISRNFVITRTPTQVASHAQKYFIRQLSGGKDKRRASIHDITTVNVTETGTSSSEDTKSSMMLSQQQQQQNSSSAATIPRTHHFQWNNQQPNNAAGGVAMEKVFNSPYGVNSFGVTIMEGQNLNKSVESSSSSSYLGPQTQNLVFQMQQQSSQQQQHYSHA; from the exons ATGAAGTGGGAAATGGAAATATTGTCTCCAACTACAACACCTTATAATCCAAATTCCAACCTCAGCAACACCAACAACACCTTCAATTGGCTTCTTGGAgatggaaggagcacaagatgGACACCCGAAGAGAACAAGCTCTTCGAAAATGCGCTGGCCGTTCACGACAAGGACACGCCGGACCGGTGGCACCAGGTGGCTGCAATGATACCTGGGAAGACAGTTGGAGATGTTATCAAGCAATACAAGGAATTAGAAGTTGATGTGTGTAACATTGAGGCTGGTTTGATCCCGGTTCCGGGGTATAGTACTACTTCACCATTTACCTTAGAATGGGTGAATTCTCAAGGGTATGATGATGGATTTAAAGGACTAAGTGGAAAGAGACCTTCTTCTTGCTCAGTGAAGCCACCTGAGCaagaaaggaagaaaggagTGCCATGGACTGAAGAAGAACATAA ATTGTTCTTGCTTGGTTTGAAGAAGTATGGGAAAGGTGACTGGAGAAACATTTCGCGAAATTTCGTGATAACAAGAACACCAACACAGGTTGCAAGCCATGCTCAGAAGTACTTCATAAGGCAACTTTCCGGAGGCAAAGACAAAAGGAGAGCAAGCATCCATGACATAACAACAGTTAATGTCACTGAAACCGGaacatcttcttcagaagacaCCAAAAGTTCGATGATGCTCtcacagcagcagcagcaacaaaATTCTAGTTCTGCTGCAACTATACCAAGAACTCATCATTTTCAGTGGAATAATCAACAACCAAATAATGCAGCAGGAGGAGTAGCTATGGAAAAAGTTTTCAATTCTCCTTATGGTGTTAACTCATTTGGGGTTACAATAATGGAAGGGCAAAATCTGAACAAGAGTGTTgaatcttcttcatcttcttcttacttAGGACCTCAGACACAGAACCTGGTTTTTCAAATGCAACAACAATcctcacaacaacaacaacactatTCCCATGCATAA